A stretch of DNA from Spirosoma endbachense:
AGCCAGGATATGGGCATGGAAAAAGAATTGGTGTTGCTTTTCCTGGACATCCGTAATTTCACCCGCTTGGTCGAGACACATCTGGCTTTCGATGTGATTCACCTTGTTCGCAAGCTATTCACTGCTTTTCAGTTCATTTTGCAGGGCTTCGGGGGCAAGATCATTGAAAGCGCTGGCGATAGTTTATACATCGTCTTTGGCCTGGAGCAGACCCTGATTGCCAGTGCTTCAGCAGCCGTTCAGGCGGGCTACGCCATTCAGTCTGAACTTAACCGACTTAACGATCAGTATTTTCAAACGTATTTTGATCTAAGCATCTCCATTGGTATTGGCATTCATCAGGGCACGGTCATAAGCGGAACCATATACCTGGGTGAGCAAAAGCACCTGGTTGTCATGGGGCATGCTGTCAACGTAGCCTCTCGGTTGCAAAACGCAACTAAAGAGGTAAACAACGACTATATCGTCTCTGCTGATGTCATGGATTTATTACCCCCCCAGTCAACAACGGCCGTTGAACCCATTACCATTCAGGTACGAGGTATTTCAGAACCCATACCCGTCTATTTACTAGGGAAACCGTACCCATCTTCAAAAGTTCCGTTGGCCCCCACCTATGTCAGTCAAGACAATATCCCTTGATTATTCCTGAGTTTTTAAACGTAAACAATCATGAAACTATTGGACACTATTTTCCACCTGCTGGCGGGATCGCCGGTTCGCCCCTGCGTGACAGACCTCAATGCCCGCCTGCTGAATGCCTGGGTTCTCCATCAATCGATCGAATACCTGCATCCCCAATGCACCTGGCAACTAGGTGAGGGGCACATCCTTCAAGGAGCTTACAAAGGCAATGATTTCTACCAATGGTACACGCAGCAGTTAGATGCCAGGTATGCGACCTGGACGGAAGCCATCGAGAGTGTGATTAGCTCAGAGATAGGCGGCATTATTGTCGGGGAATACCAGTTCCAAAAAGAAATCGACGGTCTCTGGCAAACAGCTCCATTTACCCATTTTTATCGGATAGAGAATGAGCAGATTACATCGGTTCGCATGTACATGGGTGCCATTTCAAGTCATCTGGATGCTGGCAATCAACTTATTGAGATAGCCTCCATTCAGTATTTTCTCTCGGCTAACTAACCTCCACTTAACCGATTGCCTTTCCTGTTGATTCGTCTTTTCAGTCGCTAGTTGCTATGAAAATCGCTTTAACCCGAGCAGACTCTGCTCCACGACCGTTGGATCTGATTGAGTATGGCGACCCAACTCATCCCCATAGTAGGCTAGCCCGCCAGGTACTAGACGCAGTCGCTGACGAAGTGAACGGAGATGTATGCCTTCGCTACCGCCACTTCCCCAACCTGGAAAGCGCCCAGTCTGTACTGGCTGCCTGCGCGCTTGAAGCAGCCGCCAGCCAGCACCAGTTCTGGCCAATGTACTATGCACTGGGCCGTTCGATGAGCATTAACCTGGCCACCCTTGCCCGGCAAGCCCGGCAGTTGGATCTACTTGAATCGCAGTTTCTTCAGGAACTGCTGAGTGAGCAAACCCGGCGGACTGTTCTAACCGACTGGCACGCCGGTTACGAACTGGGCGTTGTTGCGGCACCGACCCTGGTTATAGGCGGTCAACGGTTTCACGGGAAGGTAACCCTCGCCCGGTTGGTCCCCTTCATCCGGATGCAGCTCAGCCGAAAGGGCCATCGTTTAATCTGCTAATTTATCTATAACCGGCCTGTAGGTTTGGGCTTCAAAAAATCGTGGGCTTCAATATAATTTGGATTAAACCGTGTCACCGAGTTCATGCGAAAGGCATACTCACCAACCAATTCTACTTATGACAACTAAAATAAGGATTCGATGGGTCTGGAAAGCGGCTCATCTGGTTACACTAACCACCTTATTAGGGCTCGGCGGTTGTAGGGATCAAAATGCTGACATTTCTGACAGTACGTTCCTGGTCGTAACGGATTTTGCCAAAGGGGCGGATAACTGGAAAGCTGATTATTCTGACTATCAGCTTAACGAAGCGGATAGTTTACACTTTGTATCGGGAATACGTTCGTTACCAATGCCGCTGGATACAACCCGAAAAGCATTTTTGGTGGGTAGCACGAATGCCAGTGACGATCTCTTCATGTTCTTGAAGCGAAAGCTTAGTGGTCTGCGTCCGACTACCAATTACCAGATAGCGTACGAGTTGGAGTTGGCCTCAAAGTATCCCGCCCAATCGGTTGGTATTGGTGGCTCCCCTGGATTGGCTTTGCATCTTAAAGTAGGCGCATCGGCGGTAGAACCAGTTAAAGTAGCAAAGAATCAGGGCTATTATCTAAATCTGGACAAAGGCGACCAGGCAACTGGTGGGAAAGATGTCATCCTGATCGGGGATGCCAGCAATGACAGTGCTGACGACCGATATCGGTTGGTCCGTCGGTTTAGCCAAGGAAAGAATCTGATGGCTCAAACGGATAAAAACGGAGCATTGTGGTTGGTCGTTGGCACCGATTCGGGCTATGAGGGGAGAACCGATATATACTACAGCCGCATCCTGGTTAGTTTGAGACCATTAATTTCTCAATGATTACCTAATAATTGCCCCCCATTCTTGTTTGGAAAAGGCATTAATAGCTATGTCTAACTAGTGAAAATTATTTCTAATGGCCTGGTGACCACAGACAGAACTTTGCATCTCAAGGGCCGAAATTAATTACCTTGAAAATGAAAAAGACCGAACGAATTATCGCAAGCACCTTAATGGCTGGAGCCATAGCCCTGCAAGGAACAACGAGTACAGCACAAACGGGCGGTACTACTCAATCCGGATCCAATGAGTCAATACGTCCGTTCCGGATTCATGTTCCAGCAAAAGAACTCGCTAATCTTAAACGCCGGATTTTAGCCACAAAATGGCCCGGAAAAGAAACCGTTTCCGATCAATCGCAGGGTGTGCAACTATCGACCGTTCAAAAGCTTGCGCACTATTGGGCAACGGATTACGATTGGCGCAAGGTCGAAGCCAGATTGAACGCCCTGCCACAATTCATCACCAACATCGACGAACTGGATATTCATTTCATTCATGTTCGTTCGAAGCATCCCAATGCCCTGCCCGTGATCATCACGCACGGTTGGCCCGGCTCGATCATCGAACAAATGAAGGTCATTGAGCCGCTGACCAATCCAACGGCATATGGCGGAAAGGCCGAAGACGCGTTTGACGTCGTGATTCCGTCGCTGCCGGGCCATGGGTTTTCAGAGAAACCCACCGCCACTGGCTGGGACCCTATCCGAATAGCACGCGCCTGGATTGTCCTCATGAAGCGTCTGGGCTATACGCGATTTGTGGCGCAGGGGGGTGATTGGGGGGATGCCGTCACCGAACAAATGGCTCTGCTGGGAGCACCTGAATTGATCGGCATCCACACCAACATGCCCGCAACCGTACCAGACGACGTTGCAACATCACTCCAATTCGGCACTCCGCCCCCATCGGGCCTCTCTGCCGACGAGAAACATGCTTACGATCAACTCGATTTTTTCTACAAGCACGGAGTGGCCTACGCTCAGGAGATGGGAAACCGCCCACAGACACTGTACGGGATCGAGGACTCACCAGTTGGCCTCGCAGCCTGGATGCTCGATCATGATGCCAGCAGTCACGCGCTCATCGCCCGTGTCTTTGATGGTAAAACGGAGGGACTCACGCGGGAAGACGTTCTCGACAACATTACCCTATACTGGTTGACAAACACAGCAGTTTCATCGGCTCGCCTGTATTGGGAAAGTAAGCTTCCTTTTTTCGCTCCCAAAAAAGTTACTATACCCGTTGCTGTCAGCGTCTTTCCAGATGAGATCTATGCCGCCCCGCGGAGTTGGGCCGAAAAAGCATTTCCTAAATTGATTCATTACAATCGGCTCCCCAAAGGCGGTCATTTTGCGGCCTGGGAGCAACCGGAGTTCTTCTCGACTGAATTGCGGGCTGCGTTTCAGTCCCTGCGCCAATCGGCCAGTAATGGTACGGCTAAGGCTCAGACCGACCGCTAATTCCTTTTCTGGCCAGCATTTCAAAAGCGCCTGACTACGTTGCTCA
This window harbors:
- a CDS encoding DsbA family protein, with the translated sequence MKIALTRADSAPRPLDLIEYGDPTHPHSRLARQVLDAVADEVNGDVCLRYRHFPNLESAQSVLAACALEAAASQHQFWPMYYALGRSMSINLATLARQARQLDLLESQFLQELLSEQTRRTVLTDWHAGYELGVVAAPTLVIGGQRFHGKVTLARLVPFIRMQLSRKGHRLIC
- a CDS encoding adenylate/guanylate cyclase domain-containing protein, whose translation is MSTTPESYRVEFAQQKSVLVRANQTLLEAALTTGIPMLHLCQGNARCSTCRLLVHAGADVLSTPTAAERQLAGQMHLSPAIRLACQTRPIGEGAKVTPILRDQTDIDLYLSPLAVDKSQDMGMEKELVLLFLDIRNFTRLVETHLAFDVIHLVRKLFTAFQFILQGFGGKIIESAGDSLYIVFGLEQTLIASASAAVQAGYAIQSELNRLNDQYFQTYFDLSISIGIGIHQGTVISGTIYLGEQKHLVVMGHAVNVASRLQNATKEVNNDYIVSADVMDLLPPQSTTAVEPITIQVRGISEPIPVYLLGKPYPSSKVPLAPTYVSQDNIP
- a CDS encoding epoxide hydrolase family protein, which encodes MKKTERIIASTLMAGAIALQGTTSTAQTGGTTQSGSNESIRPFRIHVPAKELANLKRRILATKWPGKETVSDQSQGVQLSTVQKLAHYWATDYDWRKVEARLNALPQFITNIDELDIHFIHVRSKHPNALPVIITHGWPGSIIEQMKVIEPLTNPTAYGGKAEDAFDVVIPSLPGHGFSEKPTATGWDPIRIARAWIVLMKRLGYTRFVAQGGDWGDAVTEQMALLGAPELIGIHTNMPATVPDDVATSLQFGTPPPSGLSADEKHAYDQLDFFYKHGVAYAQEMGNRPQTLYGIEDSPVGLAAWMLDHDASSHALIARVFDGKTEGLTREDVLDNITLYWLTNTAVSSARLYWESKLPFFAPKKVTIPVAVSVFPDEIYAAPRSWAEKAFPKLIHYNRLPKGGHFAAWEQPEFFSTELRAAFQSLRQSASNGTAKAQTDR
- a CDS encoding nuclear transport factor 2 family protein, yielding MKLLDTIFHLLAGSPVRPCVTDLNARLLNAWVLHQSIEYLHPQCTWQLGEGHILQGAYKGNDFYQWYTQQLDARYATWTEAIESVISSEIGGIIVGEYQFQKEIDGLWQTAPFTHFYRIENEQITSVRMYMGAISSHLDAGNQLIEIASIQYFLSAN